Proteins found in one Oncorhynchus keta strain PuntledgeMale-10-30-2019 chromosome 2, Oket_V2, whole genome shotgun sequence genomic segment:
- the irx5a gene encoding iroquois-class homeodomain protein IRX-5a isoform X1 — MAYPQGYLYQPSASLALYSCPAYSTSVISGPRTEELGRSSSGSAFAPYAGTTAFTSASPGYNSHLPYSAEAGAAATFASYVSSPYDHTTGMAGSIGYHPYAAPLGSYPYGDPAYRKNATRDATATLKAWLNEHRKNPYPTKGEKIMLAIITKMTLTQVSTWFANARRRLKKENKMTWTPRNRSEDEEEDENIDLEKNDDDEPSKPTDKGDSTDTESDHKLLNPGDIVCDRFKEGNHGKETDPLLSDSELKDQGDRTELLPESAKPTTSSPTAVPRGGTDLVAQDKPSEMGHAPGTVNSNVTSVIHSSPSAPKPKLWSLAEIATSSDRCKSSSDGPQGHGMGHSTVITTNAASPSRSSPQCPLPNSTVLSRPIYYTSPFYPGYTNYGSFGHLHSHSNHGSGTGSTAHFNGLNQTVLNRAEALVRESQKGRGQTQVDLCKDSPYELKKGMSNI; from the exons ATGGCGTATCCTCAGGGCTATTTGTACCAGCCATCCGCTTCGTTGGCGCTGTATTCATGCCCGGCGTACAGCACCAGCGTTATATCGGGACCCAGGACCGAAGAACTTGGTAGATCCTCATCTGGCTCAGCTTTTGCTCCCTATGCCGGAACTACGGCGTTCACCAGCGCTTCGCCCGGGTACAACTCCCATCTCCCGTACAGTGCGGAGGCGGGAGCGGCCGCCACATTCGCTTCATACGTG AGTTCTCCCTATGACCACACGACGGGAATGGCTGGGTCTATAGGATATCACCCCTACGCTGCTCCCCTGGGGTCATACCCCTACGGTGACCCGGCATACCGAAAAAACGCGACCCGGGATGCCACCGCCACTCTCAAAGCCTGGTTGAACGAGCACCGTAAGAACCCCTACCCCACCAAGGGGGAGAAGATCATGCTGGCCATCATCACCAAAATGACCCTCACCCAAGTTTCCACCTGGTTCGCAAACGCCAGGAGGAGGCTAAAGAAGGAGAACAAGATGACCTGGACTCCCCGAAACCGGAGCGAGGACGAGGAGGAAGACGAGAACATCGATCTGGAAAAGAATGACGACGACGAGCCTAGCAAGCCGACAGACAAGGGAGACTCGACAGACACAGAGTCAG ATCATAAATTGCTGAACCCGGGGGACATAGTGTGCGACAGATTTAAAGAGGGGAATCATGGCAAAGAAACGGATCCCCTTCTGAGCGACTCGGAATTAAAAGACCAGGGGGATCGGACAGAGTTACTGCCCGAGTCTGCTAAACCCACCACCTCGTCTCCAACCGCCGTGCCTCGGGGAGGAACCGATCTCGTTGCGCAAGACAAGCCGTCAGAAATGGGCCATGCGCCGGGCACGGTAAACAGCAACGTGACGTCTGTTATTCACTCCTCCCCATCGGCCCCTAAACCCAAACTCTGGTCCCTGGCTGAGATCGCAACGTCCTCAGACAGGTGTAAGAGCAGCAGCGACGGGCCGCAGGGTCATGGGATGGGTCACAGCACAGTGATCACCACCAATGCAGCGTCACCATCACGGTCCTCCCCACAGTGCCCTCTCCCAAACAGCACAGTCCTATCCAGGCCTATCTACTACACGTCCCCTTTTTACCCGGGCTACACGAACTATGGCAGCTTTGGACATCTTCACAGTCACAGCAATCACGGCTCAGGCACGGGCTCCACGGCACATTTCAATGGATTAAACCAGACTGTGTTAAATAGAGCAGAAGCTTTGGTAAGAGAAAGCCAGAAAGGCAGAGGCCAAACGCAGGTAGATCTTTGTAAAGACTCCCCTTATGAACTAAAGAAAGGTATGTCAAACATTTAA